In the Helianthus annuus cultivar XRQ/B chromosome 11, HanXRQr2.0-SUNRISE, whole genome shotgun sequence genome, one interval contains:
- the LOC110889445 gene encoding glutathione S-transferase T3-like yields the protein MDPFNNPDTPNTPSNNPNTPTNPTQPNVFSVPGYYPTLEPNQFSQFSSNAFASFQQSPNQFTQISQNQALQQMMMRGAWNFPPVQPQPIPTPPVQPQPIPTPPVQSEPEDDVEIVPETQPPKGKGKRNKGKQVAGDQASKPKAIKWTPIEEEALAKAFIGTSDNPVKGNNQPGDGFWSKVLTKFLAMMDQGPYRDIDSVSSKWRKLNSAINRFCEEYNKLYTSDRRSGWNDEDVFKMALQKYKQNHGSNFPHVRAWMVVKDDPKWSPIPNEVAMAKRQKTSETGSLSAGGSDARCHINLNDDADYDEDEYNVREPDRPPGRDKTKKERAKGKGKETVDPNMVEFMEHLKVYNDISAQKSKTKERAVEEKSRASDEKLKEKVRLSNEKIRISDEKIRLKEWEIMMINVENEPEPKRSLLKKLQDDIMKKHQII from the exons ATGGATCCGTTCAACAACCCCGATACTCCCAACACGCCTTCGAACAACCCGAATACTCCCACTAATCCGACCCAACCAAATGTTTTTTCGGTTCCGGGGTATTATCCAACGctagaaccgaaccaattctcCCAATTTTCATCGAACGCTTTTGCGTCATTCCAACAATCGCCCAACCAATTCACTCAAATCTCCCAAAATCAAGCTCTTCAACAAATGATGATGCGGGGAGCTTGGAACTTTCCACCCGTTCAACCTCAACCGATCCCCACACCCCCCGTTCAACCCCAACCGATCCCCACACCCCCCGTTCAATCCGAACCCGAAGATGATGTGGAGATTGTGCCCGAAACCCAACCGCCAAAAGGGAAAGGAAAACGAAACAAAGGGAAACAAGTAGCGGGTGATCAAGCGTCGAAACCGAAGGCGATTAAATGGACCCCAATCGAAGAAGAAGCATTAGCCAAGGCTTTCATTGGCACTTCCGACAACCCGGTAAAAG GTAACAATCAACCGGGTGACGGGTTTTGGTCCAAAGTATTGACCAAGTTTCTCGCCATGATGGACCAAGGCCCGTATAGAGATATCGACTCGGTTTCCTCGAAGTGGCGAAAATTGAACTCGGCCATTAATCGGTTTTGCGAGGAGTATAACAAATTATACACAAGTGACCGTCGTAGCGGGTGGAACGACGAGGATGTGTTCAAAATGGCATTGCAAAAGTATAAGCAAAATCATGGTTCCAACTTTCCTCACGTTCGCGCGTGGATGGTTGTAAAAGACGACCCAAAATGGTCGCCCATTCCTAACGAGGTGGCGATggcgaaacgccaaaaaacatcgGAAACGGGTAGTTTAAGCGCCGGTGGGTCGgacgcgaggtgtcacattaACTTAAATGATGACGCCGACTATGACGAAGACGAGTATAACGTACGTGAACCCGACCGTCCACCGGGCCGAGACAAAACAAAAAAGGAGCGGGCCAAGGGAAAAGGAAAGGAAACGGTGGACCCGAACATGGTTGAGTTTATGGAACACCTAAAAGTGTACAACGACATATCGGCCCAAAAGTCGAAGACGAAGGAGCGGGCCGTCGAAGAAAAAAGCCGTGCATCGGACgagaagttaaaagaaaaggtCCGATTGTCGAATGAGAAAATCCGAATCTCCGATGAAAAAATTCGGCTTAAGGAATGGGAAATAATGATGATTAATGTCGAGAACGAACCCGAGCCGAAACGTTCGCTGTTGAAAAAACTACAAGACGACATCATGAAAAAGCATCAAATTATTtaa
- the LOC110887688 gene encoding uncharacterized protein LOC110887688, protein MASKPIGEPAIFKRKTKKPAFKKNLVESYDVDENGEMSTTKPNYFKSFGSFKLLCLRSLISFVVLNASRQYLKASFLTRSPLSNITNGVFLVDCKERILMRKEEIDKRNSHIKSKGLQNVQVSSNQSPTNRNVYYGKEVVNTYQSIPNTHTTDTASNIYYTPLLSDVTNASLPDNDYTRSKFNRRIRKEYLDRRKKGLNFTSPNIPISSTSSSDIQFSFNNSPINRTVPYVKEVVIPYQSNPNQHTIVHSSKIYFTPMLSDITNASITTDDYSSPKFCRSIRKQYRDRQKQAIKSPSVNFPRSTTQASIKLLQSTYTSKKNIQLSSLNNSREKLHFSGEFITNIFCGISKDYLDHGDQSHICETCHAKLWKDEVLRSYQRKTKSSFSLCCGYSKVKLPDFKPPPSDYKSLYTSSDSKSIHFLKNIRRYNSMFSFTSMGGKVDNSINNGNSPYVFRLSGENYHSIGSLIPTNGSKPKFSQLYIYDTENEVANRQFVLGESRKHSSSSSEILDFEIISELKAMLDSHNQLVKSYRMARDCFQRNPCENLKIRLIAKRNKDGRTYNLPTASEVAALIVGDIDTLFEPRDIIVKSKQGYLERISELHPSYLALQYPLLFVYGDDGYRIDILHRDVSTSSSSDVSTSTTSKRHTCTMREYFCYRIQDRSNTFSLVLNSRRLFQQFLVDAYTMIESERLLYIRTQQKKLRCETFENLCSVKEQGKSDVSKIGQRVILPSSFTGSARYMFQNYLDAMSLCKWYGYPDFFITITCNPKWPEVKRFHKDTSLNPEDRPDILCRLFKIKLDSIIKDLRDNAILGKLQAVVYTVEFQKRGLPHAHLCLFMHADHKLPTVDYIDPFISAEIPDKDKEPELYFLVSEFMIHGPCGVEKMNCPYMIDGKCSKNFPKKFRESTCIDGDGFPVYRRRNNGVFIEKSDVKLDNRSVVPYNKILLQRYQAHINVEWCNQAGSIKYLFKYINKGHDRASICFVPSKEANDQEKTVDEIKDYYSCRYISACEASWRIFSYDIHYRNPSVIRLPFHLPGQQHVIYEEFEEIEDVLDKPSVNASMFLQWFVCNEKYPAARQLTYVEFPTKFVWKINKRKWKPRKRGFSIGRIHSVSPSVGEAYYLRILLNKVKGPRNFEDIRTVNDVEYPTFRDACYAYGLLDDDNEYVEAIIEASFTGSGYYLRSLFCTMLMSESMSRPEFVWEKTFTYLSDDILYKQRRILKHPGLVLNEDQIKNLTLFEIQKFLLRNNSTLKRYSSMPFPNNDCISSANNLLLSEELAYDTEILAEEFRKLFSSLTQEQRVIYEEIITAVDNNKGGVFFVYGYGGTGKTYLWKTLCASIRSEGKIVLSVASSGIASLLLSGGRTAHSRFHIPINLDEDSFCFIKPDSDLARLLQETSLIIWDEAPMVHKHGFEALDRSLKDLFRSVSGASSELPFGGKVIVFGGDFRQILPVVPGGSRQQIVNASLSSSYIWRTCKVLKLTKNLRLSTSNDPSKIQETTKFANWLLDIGEGNVGGLNDGNAILQIPEDLLIKHSSDPISELIEFVYPSLIYNFNEANYFHQRAILAPTNDVVQEINDRMLSLFPGVEKEYLSSDSICPTEMLNENLDDTLCSPDILNGIKASGLPNHRLVFKVGVPVMLLRNIDQKSGLCNGTRLKVVSLGKRVIQVEIISGSHIGDRHYIPRITLIPTDKKLHIKLQRRQFPLAVSFAMTINKSQGQSLSRVGLFLKNPVFTHGQLYVALSRVTRRDGLKIVILDSDGNLSDTTSNVVYKEVFRNL, encoded by the exons ATGGCAAGTAAGCCTATTGGTGAGCCTGCGATTTTTAAGAGGAAAACCAAAAAACCTGCTTTCAAGAAAAACTTGGTTGAGAGTTATGATGTTGATGAAAATGGAGAAATGTCAACCACCAAACCA AACTACTTCAAAAGCTTTGGATCATTCAAGCTTTTATGTTTAAGAAGTTTAATATCGTTTGTTGTACTGAATGCTTCTAGACAATATTTAAAAGCAA GCTTTCTAACGCGAAGTCCGCTATCTAACATTACAAATG GTGTATTCCTTGTAGATTGTAAGGAAAGAATACTTATGCGAAAAGAAGAGATCGATAAAAGGAATTCCCACATAAAGTCTAAAG GTTTGCAAAATGTCCAAGTTAGTTCTAACCAATCACCAACTAACAGAAATGTCTATTATGGGAAGGAAGTCGTCAATACTTATCAATCAATTCCAAACACACATACCACTGACACTGCTTCAAATATCTATTATACACCATTGCTATCAGATGTTACAAATg CTTCACTCCCCGATAATGATTATACTCGCTCGAAGTTTAATCGGCGCATCCGTAAAGAATATCTAGATAGGAGAAAAAAAGGCTTGAATTTTACCTCACCAAACATTCCAATTTCAA GTACTTCTTCTTCAGATATCCAATTCAGTTTTAACAATTCACCAATTAATAGAACTGTCCCTTATGTGAAGGAAGTTGTTATTCCTTATCAATCAAATCCAAATCAACATACCATTGTTCATTCTTCCAAAATCTATTTTACACCTATGCTATCAGATATTACTAATG CTTCAATCACCACTGATGATTATAGTAGCCCAAAGTTTTGTCGGAGCATCAGGAAACAATATCGTGATAGGCAAAAACAAGCAATTAAATCTCCATCAGTAAACTTTCCAAGGTCAACTACACAAGCATCTATCAAATTACTACAAA GTACTTATACGTCAAAGAAGAATATTCAATTATCTTCGTTGAACAATTCTCGAGAAAAACTCCATTTTTCCGGAGAATTTATAACGAATATATTTTGTGGCATATCAAAAG ATTACTTGGATCATGGTGATCAGAGTCATATATGTGAAACATGTCAtgcaaaattatggaaagatgaAGTCTTAAGAAGTTATCAAAGAAAGACTAAATCAAGTTTTTCTCTATGTTGTGGTTACAGCAAAGTCAAACTTCCCGATTTCAAGCCCCCGCCCTCTGATTATAAAAGTCTTTATACTTCTTCTGACTCTAAAAGCATTCATTTTTTGAAAAACATTCGTCGTTACAACTCAATGTTTTCTTTTACTTCCATGGGTGGAAAAGTAGACAACTCCATTAACAATGGTAATTCTCCTTATGTATTCAGACTTAGTGGTGAGAATTATCATAGTATTGGAAGTCTTATACCAACGAATGGATCCAAGCCTAAGTTTTCTCAGTTATATATATATGATACTGAGAATGAGGTTGCAAACAGACAATTTGTTTTAGg GGAAAGCCGAAAACACTCCAGCTCAAGTAGTgaaattttggattttgaaattatTTCAGAATTGAAGGCAATGTTAGATTCTCACAATCAGTTGGTTAAGTCTTACAGAATGGCGAGAGATTGTTTTCAAAGAAATCCTTGTGAGAATCTTAAGATTCGCCTTATTGCAAAAAGGAATAAAGATGGTAGGACATATAACTTGCCAACTGCTTCTGAAGTTGCTGCTTTAATAGTTGGAGATATTGACACTTTGTTTGAACCGAGAGATATTATTGTGAAGAGTAAACAAGGTTATCTCGAGCGAATTAGTGAACTACATCCTTCTTATTTAGCTCTTCAATATCCCCTACTTTTTGTTTACGGTGATGATGGTTATAGAATTGATATCCTTCATCGTGATGTTTCTACTTCAAGCAGCAGTGATGTTTCTACTTCAACCACCAGTAAAAGACATACGTGCACAATGAGAGAATACTTTTGCTACAGAATCCAAGATAGATCGAATACGTTTTCTTTGGTTCTTAATTCCAGAAGGCTTTTTCAACAATTTTTGGTCGATGCGTATACTATGATTGAAAGCGAAAGGCTCTTATACATACGTACTCAACAAAAGAAATTAAGATGCGAGACTTTTGAGAATTTATGTTCTGTTAAAGAACAAGGCAAAAGTGATGTCTCTAAAATCGGTCAGCGTGTTATATTACCTTCGTCTTTTACTGGTAGTGCACGGTACATGTTTCAAAATTATTTAGATGCCATGTCCCTTTGTAAATGGTATGGTTATCCTGATTTTTTCATAACAATCACATGTAACCCAAAATGGCCTGAAGTGAAGAGGTTTCATAAGGACACGAGTCTTAACCCGGAAGATAGGCCTGATATTTTatgtaggttatttaaaatcaagTTGGATTCCATCATTAAAGACTTAAGGGATAATGCAATTCTTGGAAAGCTTCAAGCAg ttgtaTATACGGTGGAGTTTCAAAAGCGCGGCTTGCCTCATGCTCATTTGTGCTTATTTATGCATGCCGACCACAAACTTCCAACCGTTGATTATATCGATCCATTCATTTCTGCCGAAATACCTGACAAAGACAAAGAACCAGAGTTATATTTTCTTGTAAGTGAGTTCATGATTCATGGTCCTTGTGGTGTTGAAAAAATGAATTGTCCCTACATGATTGACGGAAAGTGTTCCAAAAATTTTCCCAAAAAATTTCGTGAATCTACATGCATAGATGGTGATGGTTTTCCCGTTTACAGAAGACGTAACAATGGTGTTTTTATTGAGAAGTCAGATGTCAAGTTAGATAACCGCAGTGTTGTGCCATAcaataaaattcttttacaaaGATATCAAGCACACATCAATGTTGAGTGGTGCAATCAGGCCGGATCAataaaatatttgtttaaatatataaataaaggtCATGATAGGGCATCAATTTGTTTTGTACCAAGTAAAGAAGCAAATGATCAAGAAAAGACGGTTGATGAAATCAAAGACTACTATAGTTGTCGATACATATCTGCTTGTGAAGCGTCTTGGCGGATTTTTTCTTATGATATACATTATAGGAATCCTTCTGTCATTAGGCTTCCTTTTCATCTTCCAGGACAACAACATGTTATCTATGAGGAATTTGAAGAAATAGAAGATGTGTTAGATAAACCGTCAGTGAATGCTTCCATGTTTTTACAGTGGTTTGTTTGTAATGAAAAATACCCTGCGGCACGTCAACTTACTTATGTCGAATTCCCAACAAAATTTGTATGGAAGATCAACAAACGTAAGTGGAAACCAAGGAAAAGAGGTTTTTCAATTGGCAGAATTCATTCGGTTTCTCCTTCAGTCGGTGAAGCTTATTATTTGAGGATTTTGTTGAACAAGGTGAAAGGTCCAAGAAATTTTGAGGATATCAGAACCGTAAATGATGTTGAGTATCCTACTTTTAGAGATGCATGTTATGCATATGGCCTTTTGGATGATGACAATGAATATGTTGAAGCCATTATAGAAGCAAGTTTCACCGGATCAGGTTATTATTTAAGAAGTTTGTTTTGTACAATGTTAATGTCCGAGAGTATGTCTAGACCGGAATTTGTGTGGGAAAAAACTTTCACTTACTTATCAGATGACATTCTCTACAAGCAACGTCGTATTTTAAAACATCCAG GTTTGGTACTTAACGAAGATCAAATTAAGAACCTAACATTGTTTGAGATCCAAAAGTTTTTACTTCGAAATAATTCCACTCTTAAAAGGTATTCCAGTATGCCTTTTCCTAATAATGATTGTATATCTTCCGCAAACAATCTTTTACTTAGTGAAGAGTTGGCTTATGACACGGAGATATTAGCTGAAGAGTTTCGTAAACTTTTCTCTTCATTAACTCAAGAACAACGGGTTATATATGAAGAAATCATCACAGCGGTGGATAACAACAAAGGAGGCGTTTTTTTTGTTTATGGTTACGGTGGAACAGgaaaaacatatctttggaagaCTTTATGTGCATCTATAAGATCAGAAGGGAAAATTGTTTTAAGTGTTGCTTCCAGTGGAATTGCATCTCTTTTGCTATCAGGAGGGAGGACTGCTCACTCTCGGTTCCACATTCCTATCAATTTAGATGAGGATTCTTTTTGTTTCATTAAGCCAGATAGCGATCTTGCACGTTTATTACAAGAAACATCACTTATCATTTGGGACGAAGCACCAATGGTACATAAACATGGATTTGAAGCTTTGGACAGATCGTTAAAAGACCTTTTTAGATCTGTATCTGGAGCATCATCAGAATTGCCATTTGGTGGGAAAGTTATAGTTTTTGGAGGAGACTTCCGACAAATTCTACCTGTGGTGCCAGGAGGAAGCAGACAACAAATTGTAAATGCTTCTTTAAGTTCTTCTTATATTTGGAGAACTTGCAAAGtcctaaaattgaccaaaaattTGAGGTTGAGTACCTCAAATGATCCATCTAAAATACAAGAAACTACCAAGTTTGCAAACTGGCTTTTGGATATAGGTGAAGGTAATGTCGGTGGTTTGAATGACGGCAATGCAATTTTACAAATACCCGAAGATCTTCTCATCAAACATTCGTCTGATCCCATTTCAGAGTTAATCGAGTTTGTATATCCTTCTCTTATATATAATTTCAATGAAGCAAATTACTTCCATCAAAGAGCCATTCTAGCTCCAACAAATGACGTTGTTCAAGAAATCAACGATCGTATGCTGTCACTTTTTCCGGGAGTTGAGAAGGAATATTTAAGCTCCGATAGTATCTGTCCAACAGAAATGCTTAATGAGAATTTAGATGATACATTATGCTCACCGGATATTCTTAATGGAATTAAAGCTTCTGGTTTGCCGAATCATAGGTTAGTTTTCAAGGTAGGTGTTCCGGTCATGCTTCTTAGAAATATTGACCAAAAAAGTGGTTTGTGTAACGGAACAAGATTAAAGGTGGTCTCTTTGGGTAAACGTGTTATACAGGTAGAGATTATCTCTGGAAGTCACATTGGCGATCGTCATTATATTCCTAGAATTACGTTGATACCTACAGACAAAAAACTTCACATTAAGTTACAAAGAAGACAATTTCCACTTGCGGTATCTTTTGCAATGACCATAAACAAAAGTCAAGGACAATCACTCAGTAGAGTTGGtttgtttttgaaaaatccaGTTTTCACACATGGTCAATTGTATGTTGCATTATCAAGAGTTACCCGACGAGATGGCCTCAAAATTGTTATTCTAGATAGTGATGGAAATCTTTCTGATACAACGTCAAATGTCGTATACAAAGAAGTTTTTAGAAATTTGTAA